In Bradyrhizobium sp. WBOS07, the genomic window CGAATGGCTGCTCGACCTGCCATTGCTGCAGAAGAGTTTCGAGCAATGGTCGGCGGAGAGCCTCGCCTTGTCGCGCGAGGCGCCGCGCGCGCATCTCGCCGGCGAATGGCACGCCCATCTCGCAACGCTCAAGCCCGAGGGGCGCGAGGACGAGCAGGCGACGCTCGCCGCTGCGAAGCTCTTTACCGATTATTTGCGCGCCTGCCGCGACGAGCGCTTCGCGATGAGCCTGCTGCCGCCCGGCCGCTTCCTGATGCCCGGCAATCTCGCAGGCTCCCCCGCGCTGACCTTCGCGCCGCTCGACGTGCCCATCGGCGGCCAGGCGGGCGAGGGATCGCTGTGGGCGATGATGGTGCGCCGTTATGAGGCCTACAAGGACGTCGTGGTGCGGCCGTTCTTCCGCGATCATTTTGCCCGGCTCGACCGCCAGATCGTGCTGGCCGATGCGCTGTCGGCGTTCAACTCCGGCCCCGAGGCGCTGCACGATCTCGAAGCCGCACTGGCCGGCATTCTCGATTGCTTCAACATCGGCCGCAGCACCCTGCTCTCCAGCCTGTTCCGGCCGCGCATCGACCGCATCCTGTTCGCCGCCACCAAGGCAGACCATCTGCATCATTCCAGCCACGACCGGCTCGAGGCCGTGCTGCGCCGCGCCGTCTCGGGCGCGGTTGCGCGCGCGGAAAGCACCGGTGCCTCCATCGACGTGGTGGCGCTGGCCGCCGTGCGCGCCACGCGGGAAGCGCAGGTCGCGCGCGGCCGCGACAAATTGCCGTCGATCCTGGGAACGCCGGCCGCCGGCGAAAGCGCGGGCGGCGAGTTCTTCGACGGCAACACGGAAGTGGCAACCTTTCCGGGCGACCTGCCCTTGGACCCCGAGCCGCTGTTCAACGGTACGGATGCGTTCCGCGGCCTTGCGACCGAGGCTGCCGAGAGAAGCGATTTCCGCTTCCTGCGCTTCCGTCCGCCAACACTCGAGCGGGACGGCACCGAGCCGCCGACGCTGCCACACATCCGCCTCGACCGCGCCCTGCAGTTCCTGATCGGAGACAAGCTCGCATGAACGACCGATCGAAGCCACGGCGGCCGGCGACGTTCCGGCTCGACGATCCCGGCGTCGTCGTCACCGAAGCCGACGAGACGGCACGGCTCGGCCGCGCCACCATCCAGATCACGCCCGAGCACGATCCCCAGGCGCTGCCGGTGCCGATCGAGGCGGCGCGGCCGGCGCGGCGCGGCTTTCCCTGGGGCACGCTGTTCTGGTCGGGGCTTGCCGGGCTGACGCTGCTCGGCACCGGGCTCGCCGTGGTCCATCTGATCGAGGATCTGTTCGCGCGGAGCGAAACGCTCGGCTTCGTCGGCCTCGCTTTCGCCTCCGTCACCGCGCTGGCGCTGGCCGTGGTGATCGGACGCGAGGCGTTCGGCCTCGCGCGTCTTGCGACGATCGAGAAACTGCACGAGCGCGCAGCGACCGTCCTTGCCAGCGACGACCGCAAGGAGAGCCGCGTCATCGTGCAGGATCTGCTCAAGATCGCGCACCAGAACCCGCAGCTGGCGCGCGCCCGCGCGACGCTGGAGAGCCATGCCGGCGAGATCATCGACGGCGCCGACATGATCCGGCTCGCCGAGCGCGAGTTGATGTCGCCGCTCGATGCGGAGGCGCGGCGGCTGGTGTCGTCGGCCGCGCAGAAGGTCTCGATCGTGACCGCGGTGAGCCCGCGCGCCGCGATCGACGTGCTGTTCGTGTTCGTCGCCGCGCTGCGCCTGATCCGCCAGCTCGCTTTTCTCTATGGCGGCCGCCCCGGCGCGCTCGGCATGATCCGCCTGCTGCGCCACGTCATTGCCCATCTCGCCATCACCGGCGGCATGGCCGCGAGCGACAGCCTGGTGCAGCAGGTGCTCGGCCACGGCATCGCGGCGAAGCTGTCGCAGCGGCTCGGCGAAGGCGTGCTGAACGGCTTGCTGACGGCGCGGCTCGGCCTCGCCGCGATCGACGTCACGCGCCCGCTGCCGTTCGCCGCACTGCCGCCGCCGAAGCTGTCGGACCTGGCGAGCGATCTGCTGCGAAAGAAGGACGAGGAAGAGTAGCCTCTCTCTTCGCCTCTTCGGGGAGAGGGAGAAGAGGGCTAGTATCGTAGGGTGGGCAAAGGCGCACTTGCGCCGTGCCCACCATCTCCCTCGATCGCAAAAGCTGCGTGGGCACGCTTCGCTTTGCCCACCCTGTACCCTTCTGGCGTTCGGAGGCCAGTCAGTTGGTGTAGGCTGGTCGGCCGGGCCGATCCGCCGGGAGCCGCCTTGCCCACCTGTGCCTTGAGCACCGACGTAGGACCCGCGCCCCAGCCGCTGTCCAGGATGCCATCGGCACCGGCGTAGCCGGCGCGAAGCGTCCTGGACTGCGGTGAGCACCGCGCTACCCTGGTTCACCAAGGCACGAAAGCTCTTGACCAAGGCTAGGAGGTCCTACGATACTGCCCGTGTGGAGAGATCACCCCACCCCGCTCGCGCTGCGCGCGATCGACCCTCCCCCTCCAGGGGAGGGTAAGCGCCCGCCAGCACCTTCCACTGAAACAGCGGCGAGTCCTTCGGCGGCGACAGCTCCGGGGTCCAGCCGGAGAGCTTTTCGATCGCATAGGTGTCCATCACGAGGCCGCGCCAGCGCCGCTCGACCTGACCGAGCTGTTCACGTTTCGCCGGAATGCTCTGCCACAGCGGCGAACGGTTGTCCGGCTCGCGGCCGACATAGACGCCAGCGTGTCCCTTGATCCGGTCCATGCCGGGATCGGCGAAATCCTGGAAGCGGCCGCGCTCGTTGATCTCGATGACGGGCACGCGCCCCCTGAACAGCCAGCGCATCATGGCGTAGGTGCGGTAGTCCGTGGTGGCGATCCAGGTCGCGCCGGTCTCGTCCAGCGCGGCCTGCGCGCGTGCGGCGACCTGCTCATAGCCGGCCTCGGCACCGATGGGGTCGATCCTGCCGAGCAGATTCCACGGCGCGGCGACGTAATAGAGGAACACGATGACGACGAAGGCGATGCCGGAGACGATGGCGGTCCTCGCCCAGAACAGCGACGATCTCAGCATGCGCGCCGACCAATCCTCCTTCATCATCGCCACGAGGTTCACGGCGGCCGCGGCGAAGCCGACCGGCCACATGAACATCGGCCAGGTATCGCCGACCCGCAGCGTGGTCGACTTCGCGAGGAAATACAGGAACGGCACCAGCACCGCAGTCGACAGCAGGATCGCGACCGGCTCGCGCGTGCGATAGCCGCGCCACGCCGTCAGCACCAGCCCGGTCAGCACCACCGGCAGCATGACGAAGCCGACCAGGCCGAACTGCAGGCCGATGTAATCGCCGAGCGTCCGCAGCGAGATGCCGTAACTGGCGGTGGCGCGCACGCCCTGGAAACGAAACGAGGCCCAATCGTGCTGCGCGTTCCAGATCAGCACCGGCGAGAACACGAGGGTGGCAACCAGCACGGCGAGATAAGGATAGGGGCTGCGCAACCAGCGCCAGCGCCAATCCGGCACCAGCAGAAAGGCGGCGACCGCCGGCGCGAACATGATCGCGGTGAATTTCGACAGCATCGAGAGGCCGGCGAACAGGCCGGCCGCCAGCCACCAGCGTCCGTCGCCGCTCTGCGACAGCCGCACCAGCGACCACATCATCGCCACCGCAAACGGGATCATGGCGACATCGGGTGCGACCTTGGCCATCAGCAGGCCGTAATAGAGCGCGGCCTCGGGCATCAGCACCGCGAGCGCGATCGCGCGCACATCATGGGTGAGGCGGCGGACCATGTCGGCGAGCAACAGCTGCGTCAGCAGCATCGCGACGATGCCGCCGAAGCGGACACCGAGCGGCGTGTCGCCGAAGATCGCAGTGCCGAGGCGGATCAGCCAGGCGATGCCCGGAGGATGGTCGAGGAAGCTGAGCGCACCCTCCTTCGACCAGGTCCAGTAATAGGCCTCGTCGGTACGCAGCTCGATCGCGGAAGCGTAGACGATGCGCAGCAGCGTCATCGCGGCGATGACGAGCACGGCAACAAGGATGAGACGGCGTTGGGCACCGTCTGGCTTCACAGGGATATCGGCAGCGATCGTCACGGCCGCGCTTTTCGCCAACCCGGGAGAGGGAGTCAATGCGGGGGGCCCCAACCCAGGTGTCGTCCCGGGCGAGCGAAGCGCGACCCGGGGATCCATAACCACAGGGAGGAGTTTGGCGAAGACCCGTGGTTGGGGGGCGCGCTTGTCCGGGACGACAGTGAGGCTTGTCGCGCATGTGACCTGTCACCCCCGGGAATTAAACGCTAGGCTGGCCGTTCTGCTTTCCGAGCTGATACAACCGAATCATGGTCACCGCTGCTGCACAGATGTCCGAACTCGTCCGCGCCACCAGCGTGCGGCAGGTGCGGCTCGTCTGCGGGGTGATCCTGTTCTGTTATGTGATCAGTCATTTCCTCAACCATGCGCTCGGCAATATCTCGGTCGAGGCCATGGAGGCCGGGGTCACCTACCACATCCTGTTCTGGCAGTTCCTGCCGGTCGCGATCGTGTTCTACACCGCCGCGCTGACGCATATGGGGCTCGGCATCTACGCGCTGTATCAGCGCCGCCAGTTCCGCTGGCGGACGACCGAGCCGCTGCAGCTCGCGCTGGGCTTGAGCATCCCTGCTCTGGTCATGGGCCACGTGGTCGGGGTGCGGCTCGGCTACACGCTGTACGATCACGAGAAGCTCTACCCGCAAGAGCTCTATCTGTTCTTCGTCGCCGCTCCGGGCCGGCTCTGGCAGATGACGATCCTGCTCATGATCGCCTGGGTCCATGGCTGCATCGGCATCTATTTCTGGCTGCGCCTCAAACCGTTCTTCACGCGTGCCGCCCCCTATCTGCTCGCCGCCGCCGTGCTGATCCCGACACTGTCGCTGCTCGGCATCTACCAGGGCGGCCGCAGCGTCGCGCTCGAAGCCGAAGACGGCGAATGGCGCGCAAACAACCTCACCCGACGCCAGGTCGGCACCGCGGCCGAGGCCGCGACGCTCGATCGCATCACCGGCGGCTTCACCATCGCCTATTTCGGGCTGGTGGGCCTGGCGCTGGCGGCGCGCGGCGTGCGCGCCTGGCGGGAGCGGCGCGGCGGCGTGATCGCGCTGTCCTACGGCAACGGCAAGACGGTGCGGGTTCCCAAGGGCCTCTCGGTGCTGGAGGCGAGTCTGCGCCACAATCTGCCGCATGCCAGCGTCTGCGGCGGCCGGGCCCGCTGCTCGACCTGCCGCATCCGGATCATCGGCGATCATGCCACGCTGCCCGAGCCGTCGCAGCGCGAAGCCTTCGTGCTGACGCGCGTCGGCACCAACGATCCCTCGATCAGGCTGGCCTGCCAGTTGCGGCCGACGTCGGACCTCTCCTTCTTCCAGCTCTTCACCCCGCAAGCGACGACGGCGACCGCGCACGCCTCGGCGCCGGCGAGCATCGGCCAGGAGCGCTATCTCGTCAGCCTGTTCGTGGACATGCGCGGCTCGACGCAGCTCGCCGAGAAACGGCTGCCGTTCGACACCGTGTTCATCGTCAACCGCTTCCTCGGCGCGGTGTCGCAGGCCGTGATCGAGAATGGCGGCCAGCCGAACCAGTTCGTCGGCGACGGCATGCTGGCACTGTTCGGGCTCACGGCCGATCCGCAAACCGCCTGCCGGCAGGCGCTGAAGGCGGCAAGCGGCATCGCCACCCAACTCGACGAGCTGAACCGGCTCCTGAGCCATGATCTGCGCCAGCCGATCCGCTTCGGCATCGGCATTCACGGCGGCGAGGTCATCATCGGCGACATCGGCTATCGCGATCACATCGTCTTCACGGCGCTGGGCGATGCCGTCAACGTCGCCGCCCGCCTCCAGGACATGACCAAGACGCTGGCCTGCGAGGCCATCGTCTCGGACGAGATCAGCCGCAGCGCGGGCCTCCCCGACGATGCCTTGCCGCACCAGGAGGTCGCGATCCGCGGCCGCGACGAGCCGCTTGCCGTGCGGGTGGTGGCGGATGCAAGGGAGCTGGCCGCGCTGGTCGATCGCAGCCAGCGCGTCGCGGCGTGATGTCGCCTCTGCCCGCAAGCGGCAGCCAATCGCATATCAATGATACGGGGACTGACGGCGCAGTCCTCCGTCATCTGACCGCGAAACGGGCAAAACCGGCAAAAGCGCCGCGAAGTTGAGCGGAATTCGGCGAAATGCCGATGTGGTTTGAGCTACCAAGCCCGCCACATTCCGCGTATCCTGTTAGGACCGAACCGGCCGGTTGGCGGGGACTGGCGGTTCGGAGATTTCGGAGGAAGACCCGCGGAGAAGTCGTGATGGCTAAAGGTACGGTCAAGTGGTTCAACCCGACGAAGGGTTATGGATTTATCCAGCCTGCGTCGGGAGGCAAGGATGTGTTCGTGCATATCTCGGCAGTGCAGAAGGCCGGTCTGTCGACCCTGAACGAGGGACAGACGGTGGAATACGAAGAGATCGCAAACCGGGGCAAGACTTCCGCAGAGAACCTCAAAGTATAAGCCCGCCAGCCTTTGCTGCCTCCCGGATCACCTTCCGGGAGCGGGCCAAGAAAATTTCAGAAGACGGCCAGTGCATTCGACGACAGGCGTTGCGATTGCACGAGGATAGCTATTTTTCCTGCGAAGACCGCTTGTTCGACGCCGCAGCAATGACAATCGCGACGACATTTCGTCAGCCCACCGGCAACGGTGCGTCGCGCTTGATCTCTTCCATCACCGCATAGGTCCGCGTCTCGCGCACGCCCGGCATCGACAGCAGGGTCTCGCCGAGGAAGCGTCGATAGGCGGACATGTCCGCAAGCCGCGCCTTCACAAGATAGTCGAAGCCGCCGGCAACCATGTGACACTCCAGCACCTCCGGCGCGAGCTTCACCGCGCGCGCGAACCGCTCGAAATTGTCGGGCGTGGTCTTGTCGAGCAGCACTTCGACGAACACCAGAAGGCCAAGGCCGAGCCGCTGCGGGTTGAGCCGCGCGCCGTAGCCCTCGACGAAGCCCTCGCGCTGCAGCCGCTTCAGCCGCTCGCCGATCGAGGTCGGCGACAGCCCGATGCGCTCGGCGAGGTCGACATTGGCGATCCGCCCATCCTCCTGCAAAATCGAGAGGATTCTCCGGTCGATACGATCTAGTTCCATAGCTTCTGAGGTCATTTGCCTGTCAATCTTCATTTTCTAAGGCAAATGCGCTAGAATGTCTATCGAACTGCGGTCACGCGGGCCTTATCCTGAATTCAGCCACAGGACACGCCATGCCGAACATCCCGCCTCCCTTTGCCGCCCCCTACGCGCCCGACGATGCCGAGCTCGCCGCGCAGCTGTTGCCGGCGTCGCATCTCTCCCCGCCGCAGGAGGCACGGATCGACCGGACCGCGACCCGGCTGATCGAGGCGATCCGCAAGCGCGACGACCGGCTCGCAGGTAATCTTGGCGGGGTCGAGGACATGCTGCGGGAGTTCGCGCTCTCGACCAAGGAGGGCCTCGCACTGATGGTGCTGGCCGAGGCACTGCTGCGCGTGCCCGACGCCCGCACCGCCGACCAGTTCATCGAGGACAAGCTCGGCGAGGGTGACTTCATCCACCACGAGACCAAGTCCACGGCCTTCCTGGTCAACGCCTCGGCCTGGGCGCTCGGGCTGTCGGCACGGGTGATCCAGCCCGGCGAGACGCCGGACGGCACCATCGGCCGCCTCGTCAAGCGACTGGGTGCGCCGGCGGTACGCACCGCGACGCGCCAGGCGATGCGGCTGATGGGCAACCATTTCGTGCTGGGCGAGACCATCGAGCAGGCGCTGCAGCGGGCGCAGCCGCGCTCCGGCCAGAAGTCGCGCTATTCCTTCGACATGCTCGGTGAAGGCGCGCGCACGGCGGCCGACGCGACGCGCTATTTCGATGCCTATGCCAGCGCGATCGAAACCATCGGCAGGGCCGCAGGCACTCATTCCCTGCCCGACCGGCCCGGCATCTCGGTCAAGCTCTCGGCGCTGCATCCGCGCTTCGAGGCGATCAGCCGCGCGCGGGTGATGGCCGAGCTGGTGCCGCTGCTGCTCGATCTGGCGCAGCGTGCCAAGGCCCATGACCTCAACTTCACCGTCGATGCCGAGGAAGCCGACCGGCTCGAGCTGTCGCTCGACGTGATCGCGGCAACGCTCGCCAATGCCTCGCTCAAAGGCTGGGACGGATTTGGCCTTGCGATCCAGGCCTATCAGAAGCGCGCCGGCGCCGTGATCGACCACGTCGATGCACTCGCGCGCGCTCATGACCGCAAGCTGATGGTGCGCCTCGTCAAGGGTGCCTATTGGGACACCGAGATCAAGCGCGCGCAGGAGCGCGGGCTCATTGGCTATCCCGTGTTCACGCGCAAGGCGATGACCGACCTGAACTACGTTGCCTGCGCGACGAAGCTGCTGGCCCTGCGGCCGCGCATCTTCCCGCAATTCGCCACCCACAACGCGCTGACGGTCGCGACCGTGCTGGAGTTCGCCGCAGGCGGCGGAGGTTTCGAGTTCCAACGCCTGCACGGCATGGGCGAAGCGCTGTACGAGCAGCTCGCCAAGGATCAGCCCGACATCGCCTACCGCACCTATGCGCCGGTGGGCAGCCATCGCGACCTGCTGGCCTATCTGGTCCGGCGCCTGTTGGAGAACGGCGCCAACTCCTCCTTCGTGGCGCAGGCTGCCGATTATCGCGTGCCGGTGACCGCACTGCTGCAGCGTCCAGCGGATGCCATTGTCCGGCCGCAGGCGGCGGCTCATTCCAGGATTCCGTTGCCGGCCGACCTGTTCGCGCCGGAGCGGCGCAATTCGCGCGGCGTCGAATTCGGCGCCCGCCTCGCGCTCGACCAATTGCTGGCCGACGTGAAGGCCGAGGCGGTGGACCTCGAGCCCATCGCTGACGCCACGCCGGATCAGACCGATGCGGCAGTCGCTGCGGCGCGCGGGGGCTTTGCCGCCTGGAGCCGGACGCCGGCGGCCACGCGCGCGGCGGCATTGGAGCAGGCGGCGCATCTGCTGGAAAGCCGCAGCGCCGGCTTCATCGCGCTGCTGCAAGCCGAGGGCGGCAAGACGCTGGACGATGCGCTCTCGGAGCTGCGGGAAGCTGCGGATTTCTGCCGCTATTATGCCGCGCAAGGCCGCAAGCTGTTCGGCCGGGAGACCGCGATGCCCGGCCCGACCGGCGAGAGCAATGCGCTCGCGATGCGCGGCCGCGGCGTCTTCGTCGCGATCTCGCCATGGAATTTCCCGCTGGCGATCTTCCTGGGTCAGGTCACGGCCGCGCTGATGGCCGGCAACGGCGTGGTGGCAAAGCCGGCCGAGCAGACGCCACGCATCGCGCGCGAAGCCGTAGCCCTGCTGCACGAGGCCGGCATCCCCAGAAGCGCGCTGCATCTCGTCACCGGCGACGGCAAGATCGGCGCGATGCTGACGGCGCATCCTGACATCGCGGGCGTCGTCTTCACCGGCTCGACCGAGGTCGCCCGCCTGATCAACCGGACGCTCGCCGCCAAGGACGGGCCGATCGTGCCGCTGATCGCCGAGACCGGCGGCATCAACGCGATGATCGCCGATGCCACCGCGCTGCCCGAGCAGGTCGCCGACGACGTCGTCACCTCCGCGTTCCGTTCCGCCGGCCAGCGCTGCTCGGCGCTGCGTCTCCTGTTCGTGCAGGAGGACGTCGCCGACCGCATGATCGAGATGATCGCGGGCGCCGCGCGCGAACTGAAGATCGGCGATCCCTCCGATGTCGCGACCCATGTCGGCCCGGTGATCGACCTCGAGGCCAAGCAGAGGCTCGATGCGCATGTCGCGCGGATGAAGAGCGAGGCGAAGCTGCACTTTGCAGGCGACGCACCGGAGGGCTGCTTCGTCGCGCCGCACATCTTCGAGCTCAGGGACGCCGGCCAGCTCACCGAGGAGGTCTTTGGCCCGATCCTGCATGTCGTGCGCTATCGTGCGGAACACCTCGCGCGCGTGCTGCAGGCGATCGAGCGCACCGGTTACGGGCTCACCCTCGGCATCCACTCCCGCATCGACGACACCGTCGAAGCCATCATCGATCGCGCTGAGATCGGCAACATCTATGTCAACCGCAACATGATCGGTGCCGTGGTCGGCGTGCAGCCGTTCGGCGGCAACGGCCTCTCTGGAACCGGCCCCAAGGCCGGCGGCCCGCATTACCTCGCGCGCTTCGCCACCGAGCAGACGGTGACCATCAACACCGCTGCTGCCGGCGGCAATGCGGCGCTGCTTGCGGGCGAGGAGTGAGGCCCTGCGCCGGGCGCCGTTGCATCCCGCGGAAACATCGGTCTAATGGCTCCCACCACCGGCCCGCGCCAATTCCAGCGCGCGGGAAACGACCGAAGCCAAGGGAGCGACGCTGCGATGGATAAGGGCATTTTTGCCGGCCTGAAGGTTCTGGACTGCGCGAGCTTCATCGCAGCGCCCGCGGCCGCGACCGTGCTGTCGGACTTCGGCGCCGACGTCATCAAGATCGAGCCGCCCGGCGCCGGCGACCCCTATCGCAACCTGCCGAACCTGCCGGGCTATCCGACCGGCGAGCACAATTTCGCCTGGCTGCTGGAGGCCCGCAACAAGAAGAGCATCGCGCTCGACCTCGCCAAGCCCGAGGCGCAGGCCGTGCTGTACAAGCTGGCGGCGGAAGCCGACGTCTTCATCACCAACATGCCGCCGCCGGTGCGCGCCAAGCTCGGCATCACCTATGACCATCTCGCCCATCTCAACGACCGGCTGATCTACGCCTCCTTCACCGGCTATGGCGAGAAGGGCGAGGAGGCCAACAAGCCCGGCTTCGACAGCAACGCCTATTGGGCGCGCTCCGGCCTGATGGATCTGGTCCGCGCCGACACCGACACCACGCCGGCCCGCTCGGTCGCCGGCATGGGCGACCATCCCTGCGCCATGGCGTTCTACGGCGCCATCGTCACCGCGCTGTATCAGCGCGAGAAGACCGGCAAGGGCTCGCACGTCGCCTCCAACCTGATGGCGAACGGGGTGTGGGCCGCGAGCGTGCTGGCGCAGGCAAAACTCTGCGGCGCCAAGTTCGGCGAGCGGCGTCCGCGCGAGCGCGCGCTGAATGCGGTCGCCAACCACTACCAGTGCAAGGACGGCCGCTGGCTGATCCTGTCCCTGCTGAGCGAGGAGAAGCAGTTTCCGACGCTGGCCAAGTGCCTGGGGCGCGAGGACCTGATCGCCGACCCCCGCTTTGCCACCAAGGCCGACCGCCACGCCCGCTCGGTCGAGCTGATCAGGATCTTTGACGAGACCTTTGCGACGAAGGACCTCGCCGAATGGCGCAAGATCCTCGACGGCAATGGCCTCGTGTTCGGTGTCGTCGCCGTTCTCGACGACATCCCGAACGACAAGCAGATGCTCGACAACGAGGTGCTGGTGCCGTTCGAGAACGACACCATGCTCACCATCAGCAGCCCGATCTGGATCGACGGCGCCAGGAAGGTGCAGCCGCGCAAGCCGCCCGCCGTCGGCGAGCACAGTGACGAGATCTTGCGCGGCGCGGGGTACGACGAGGCGGCGATCAAGCAGCTGCGGTCGAAGGGGGCGGTGGGATAGGCCGGCGCGCCGGCGTTACTTCCGCGCGATCAAGCCGCCCACCAAGTCCAACAGCTCCGCCTTCGCCTCGCGTCGGAAACCGGCTCTGGGCGTGGCGAGTTGGCGAAAGAGCAAGCCAATCAGCGCCGAGACGAACAACTCGGCGTGGCGGCGTGGGTTTGGTGACTTCGCAGCTTTCAGCGCAAGCTCCGCACTCTGCCGCCACGTGTCAAACCACTCGGCGACCACGGGCCGATAGTGCTCTTGCCTAGCGGCGGCCAGGAAGGCCTCATAGCAGGCGATATGCGTCTCGGCTTCCGTGCTGATCTCGCGGACGTAGAAATCGACCAGCGCGTCGATCCAGGCCTCCACCTCGAACGCCTTGTCCTGAAGGCTGAGAGCCAACGCACGCAGCCTCCCGATTTCGCGCGCCAGAGCGAACTGCAGGGCGGCCTCAATCAGCGCATCACGGGTTCCGAAATGATGCGTGACCGCACCGAGCGAGACCCTAGCCTCGGCCGCGACCGCGCGGTGGGTCACGCCGTCGAGCCCATGTCGCCCGATGATGCGCAGCGTTGCCTGCATCAGGGGGCGCTCGCGCTCGCCCGCCTCTGTTTTTGAATTCCTGCTCATCCGGCCCAGCATCCAGCTCTTGACCGATGACAGAACAAATGTTCTGTTGTACGGATCATATGTAATATCGTTGTCCAGGCCCCCGAAGGCAAGGAGCGTTCAATGCCCCGCTACCGCCTCCACTATTTCCCCGAGTCAGGCAACAGCTACAAGCTGGCACTGATGCTGACGCTCTGCGGCGAGACGTTCGAGCCGGTGTGGACCGATTTTGCCGGCGGCGTCACGCGCGCGGCGGAATGGCGCCAGGCGGTGAACGAGATGGGCGAGATTCCCGTGCTCGAGATCGACGGCGCGAAGATGACGCAGACGGCGCCTCTCCTGCTCAAGCTCGCCGAGCGATATGGCCGCTTCGGCGCCGAGACCGAGAACGAAAACTTCGAGCTGCTGCGCTGGCTGTTCTGGGACAACCACAAGCTCACCGGCTACATGGCGACCTATCGCTTCATGCGCGCCTTCACCGAGAAGAACGATCCGCAGGTGCTGAAGCATTTTCGCCGCCGGCTCGAGGATTTCCTCGGCATTCTCGACGGGCATCTTCAGCACAACGATTTCGCGATCGGTGCAAGGCCGACGGTGGCCGATATCTCGATGATGGCCTATCTGCATTACCCGAGCGACGAGCACGGCTTCGACTTTGCCACGAGCCATCCCGCCATCTACGCCTGGCTCGGCCGCATCGCCGCACTGCCCGGCTGGAAGCCAGCCTATGAGCTGCTGCCGGGCAAGCGGATGACGAATTACGCGAAATGAGGGTCTCTTCTCCCTCTCCCCGCTTGCGGGGAGAGGGTTGGGGTGAGGGGGAGTCTCCACGGGGACGGTCACGGCGAGGCTCGCGGAGAGTCCCCTCACCCGCCGCGCTTTGCGCGTCGGCCTCTCCCCGCAAGCGGGGCCAGGCGAACCTCGCGGCTCGTTCCGAGACTCAGTCGACAGAGATCCTACCGCAGCGACAGCCAGCCGAGCGTGAACAGGATGCCGCCGACCACGACGGCCATCGCGATCGCCCAGACGCTGACGCGGGCGCTGCCGGCGACCTGCTTGGCTTCTTCGTTCTGCGCGATCTGGCGATTGCGCGCCTTGTTGGCGTTGCCCGTATCCGTCATGAATCATCCAAATCGCTTGTTGGCTAACGCGTCTTGATGAAGC contains:
- a CDS encoding YcjX family protein; this translates as MAFSFQDMVEEARLSAQALIDYGEHFFNPTVRLGVTGLSRAGKTVFITALIHGLTRGGRFPVFEAYASGRIARAHLAPQPDDAVPRFAYESHLHALVEERRWPNSTVDISELRLVIEYQRPNGADRTLTLDIVDYPGEWLLDLPLLQKSFEQWSAESLALSREAPRAHLAGEWHAHLATLKPEGREDEQATLAAAKLFTDYLRACRDERFAMSLLPPGRFLMPGNLAGSPALTFAPLDVPIGGQAGEGSLWAMMVRRYEAYKDVVVRPFFRDHFARLDRQIVLADALSAFNSGPEALHDLEAALAGILDCFNIGRSTLLSSLFRPRIDRILFAATKADHLHHSSHDRLEAVLRRAVSGAVARAESTGASIDVVALAAVRATREAQVARGRDKLPSILGTPAAGESAGGEFFDGNTEVATFPGDLPLDPEPLFNGTDAFRGLATEAAERSDFRFLRFRPPTLERDGTEPPTLPHIRLDRALQFLIGDKLA
- a CDS encoding YcjF family protein, translated to MNDRSKPRRPATFRLDDPGVVVTEADETARLGRATIQITPEHDPQALPVPIEAARPARRGFPWGTLFWSGLAGLTLLGTGLAVVHLIEDLFARSETLGFVGLAFASVTALALAVVIGREAFGLARLATIEKLHERAATVLASDDRKESRVIVQDLLKIAHQNPQLARARATLESHAGEIIDGADMIRLAERELMSPLDAEARRLVSSAAQKVSIVTAVSPRAAIDVLFVFVAALRLIRQLAFLYGGRPGALGMIRLLRHVIAHLAITGGMAASDSLVQQVLGHGIAAKLSQRLGEGVLNGLLTARLGLAAIDVTRPLPFAALPPPKLSDLASDLLRKKDEEE
- a CDS encoding glycosyltransferase family 39 protein; amino-acid sequence: MTLLRIVYASAIELRTDEAYYWTWSKEGALSFLDHPPGIAWLIRLGTAIFGDTPLGVRFGGIVAMLLTQLLLADMVRRLTHDVRAIALAVLMPEAALYYGLLMAKVAPDVAMIPFAVAMMWSLVRLSQSGDGRWWLAAGLFAGLSMLSKFTAIMFAPAVAAFLLVPDWRWRWLRSPYPYLAVLVATLVFSPVLIWNAQHDWASFRFQGVRATASYGISLRTLGDYIGLQFGLVGFVMLPVVLTGLVLTAWRGYRTREPVAILLSTAVLVPFLYFLAKSTTLRVGDTWPMFMWPVGFAAAAVNLVAMMKEDWSARMLRSSLFWARTAIVSGIAFVVIVFLYYVAAPWNLLGRIDPIGAEAGYEQVAARAQAALDETGATWIATTDYRTYAMMRWLFRGRVPVIEINERGRFQDFADPGMDRIKGHAGVYVGREPDNRSPLWQSIPAKREQLGQVERRWRGLVMDTYAIEKLSGWTPELSPPKDSPLFQWKVLAGAYPPLEGEGRSRAARAGWGDLSTRAVS
- a CDS encoding adenylate/guanylate cyclase domain-containing protein, which encodes MVTAAAQMSELVRATSVRQVRLVCGVILFCYVISHFLNHALGNISVEAMEAGVTYHILFWQFLPVAIVFYTAALTHMGLGIYALYQRRQFRWRTTEPLQLALGLSIPALVMGHVVGVRLGYTLYDHEKLYPQELYLFFVAAPGRLWQMTILLMIAWVHGCIGIYFWLRLKPFFTRAAPYLLAAAVLIPTLSLLGIYQGGRSVALEAEDGEWRANNLTRRQVGTAAEAATLDRITGGFTIAYFGLVGLALAARGVRAWRERRGGVIALSYGNGKTVRVPKGLSVLEASLRHNLPHASVCGGRARCSTCRIRIIGDHATLPEPSQREAFVLTRVGTNDPSIRLACQLRPTSDLSFFQLFTPQATTATAHASAPASIGQERYLVSLFVDMRGSTQLAEKRLPFDTVFIVNRFLGAVSQAVIENGGQPNQFVGDGMLALFGLTADPQTACRQALKAASGIATQLDELNRLLSHDLRQPIRFGIGIHGGEVIIGDIGYRDHIVFTALGDAVNVAARLQDMTKTLACEAIVSDEISRSAGLPDDALPHQEVAIRGRDEPLAVRVVADARELAALVDRSQRVAA
- a CDS encoding cold-shock protein, with the protein product MAKGTVKWFNPTKGYGFIQPASGGKDVFVHISAVQKAGLSTLNEGQTVEYEEIANRGKTSAENLKV
- a CDS encoding Lrp/AsnC ligand binding domain-containing protein, encoding MELDRIDRRILSILQEDGRIANVDLAERIGLSPTSIGERLKRLQREGFVEGYGARLNPQRLGLGLLVFVEVLLDKTTPDNFERFARAVKLAPEVLECHMVAGGFDYLVKARLADMSAYRRFLGETLLSMPGVRETRTYAVMEEIKRDAPLPVG